A genome region from Panicum virgatum strain AP13 chromosome 4K, P.virgatum_v5, whole genome shotgun sequence includes the following:
- the LOC120704736 gene encoding pentatricopeptide repeat-containing protein At4g21065-like, with protein sequence MPPFVLSKSTASPSLARLLPASSFHTTTPLHLAPIGAPSPLPPPAQSPSSLSPSPCPSPSHNHYATILRSCVLSRAVRPGRQLHARLLVSGLGLDTALAIRLVDLYASCGHVSHARRLFDGMPQQRNVFLWNVLIRAYTRDGPREAAIEMYREMLAYGGVEPDNFTYPLVLKACAALLDLGTGREVHERVARTRWAADVFVHAGLVDMYAKCGCVDEARAVFDRTTVRDAVLWNSMIAACGQNGRPVEALALCRDMAAEGMGPTIATLVSAISAAADVAALPRGRELHGYGWRRGFGSQDKLKTSLLDMYAKGGLVRVARVVFEQLVHRDLISWNSMICGYGMHGHADEALELFSKMRSEAQVMPDNITFVGVLSACNHGGMVKEAKELFDLMVNVYSIKPTVQHYTCLVDGLGHSGKFKEASDLINGMLVKPDSGIWGALLNGCKIHKNVELAELALQKLIELEPEDAGNYVLLSNIYAQSGKWEEAARMRKLMAGRGLKKIIACSWIELKGKSHGFLVGDASHPRSDEIYEELERLEGLMSQAGYVPDTAPVFHNVEDDEKRNMVRGHSERLAIAFGLISTPPGTMLLVTKNLRVCEDCHVVIKLISQIVQREIIIRDVNRYHHFVNGECSCKDHW encoded by the coding sequence ATGCCGCCCTTCGTCCTCTCAAAATCAACAGCCTCGCCGTCTCtcgcccgcctcctccccgcctcTTCCTTCCACACGACCACCCCTCTCCACCTGGCACCCATTGGCGCACCCTCTCCACTTCCACCCCCAGCCCAAAGCCCCTCCTCCCTTTCCCCTTCCCCGTGTCCATCTCCTTCGCACAACCACTACGCCACCATCCTCCGATCCTGCGTCCTCTCAAGAGCCGTACGGCCCGGCCGGCAGCTCCACGCAAGGCTTCTGGTGTCCGGCCTCGGCCTCGACACCGCCCTCGCCATCAGGCTTGTCGACCTATACGCCTCCTGCGGCCATGTGTCCCACGCGCGGCGCCTGTTCGACGGAATGCCTCAGCAGCGGAACGTCTTCCTGTGGAACGTCCTCATCCGCGCCTACACGCGGGACGGGCCCCGCGAGGCGGCCATTGAGATGTACCGCGAAATGTTGGCCTACGGCGGGGTAGAGCCAGACAACTTCACGTACCCGCTGGTGCTCAAGGCATGCGCCGCGCTCCTGGACCTGGGCACCGGGCGGGAGGTGCACGAGCGCGTGGCACGCACGCGGTGGGCCGCAGATGTGTTCGTGCATGCAGGGCTCGTTGACATGTATGCTAAGTGTGGGTGCGTTGACGAGGCTCGCGCAGTGTTCGACAGGACCACGGTGAGGGACGCTGTGCTGTGGAACTCGATGATCGCAGCATGTGGGCAGAACGGTCGACCGGTGGAGGCACTTGCTCTTTGCCGTGATATGGCGGCAGAAGGCATGGGGCCAACGATTGCTACTCTGGTCAGCGCGATATCTGCTGCAGCTGATGTGGCAGCCCTGCCCAGAGGGAGGGAGCTGCATGGGTACGGTTGGAGGAGAGGGTTCGGGTCACAGGACAAGCTGAAGACTTCCCTTCTGGACATGTATGCTAAAGGTGGTTTGGTCAGGGTGGCACGTGTTGTTTTTGAGCAACTTGTGCACAGAGATCTTATTTCCTGGAATTCCATGATCTGTGGATATGGGATGCATGGTCATGCTGATGAAGCACTTGAACTATTTAGCAAGATGAGAagtgaagctcaagtgatgcCTGACAATATCACATTTGTTGGGGTTCTATCCGCTTGTAACCATGGAGGGATGGTAAAAGAAGCAAAAGAATTGTTCGATCTGATGGTGAATGTATATTCCATCAAGCCGACAGTGCAGCATTACACTTGCCTTGTAGATGGTCTTGGTCACTCTGGTAAATTCAAAGAAGCTTCTGATCTCATCAATGGGATGCTGGTGAAACCAGATTCAGGGATATGGGGTGCACTGCTAAATGGTTGTAAGATCCACAAAAATGTTGAGCTAGCTGAATTAGCCCTGCAGAAATTGATTGAACTGGAGCCTGAAGATGCTGGTAATTATGTACTTCTATCAAATATATATGCGCAGTCTGGGAAATGGGAAGAAGCTGCAAGGATGAGGAAGCTGATGGCTGGTAGAGGCTTGAAGAAGATAATTGCTTGTAGCTGGATCGAATTGAAAGGGAAATCTCACGGGTTTCTTGTTGGTGATGCTTCTCATCCTAGATCAGATGAAATATATGAAGAGTTGGAGAGATTGGAAGGTCTCATGAGTCAAGCTGGCTATGTTCCTGATACCGCACCAGTTTTCCATAATGTGGAAGATGATGAAAAGCGGAACATGGTAAGGGGACACAGCGAGAGGTTGGCTATTGCATTTGGACTCATTAGCACACCCCCTGGGACAATGCTGCTTGTGACAAAAAATCTTCGAGTTTGTGAGGACTGTCATGTTGTCATCAAGTTGATTTCACAAATTGTTCAGCGTGAAATTATCATAAGAGATGTTAACCGCTACCATCACTTTGTAAATGGTGAATGCTCCTGCAAAGACCATTGGTAA